One segment of Bradyrhizobium sp. CB2312 DNA contains the following:
- a CDS encoding DUF6719 family protein, translating into MLLRRAACLSLLISAALVTTAHAVTVGREQDIPDLKLGQRVQVDDGTCPAGQVKEVRGSKMTDKGVARTATCVPRYGPKSK; encoded by the coding sequence ATGCTTCTGCGCCGTGCAGCCTGCCTCTCGCTCCTGATCTCCGCCGCGCTCGTGACGACGGCGCATGCCGTCACCGTCGGACGCGAGCAGGACATCCCCGATCTCAAGCTCGGTCAGCGCGTGCAGGTGGACGACGGAACCTGCCCCGCCGGACAGGTCAAGGAGGTGCGGGGCTCGAAGATGACCGACAAGGGCGTGGCGCGGACCGCCACCTGCGTGCCGCGCTACGGTCCGAAATCGAAATAG
- the kynU gene encoding kynureninase: MTRYRVYDDTKALFHLPDGVIYLDGNSLGALPLGVAERVNRVITDEWGHELIRAWNTAGWYAQPRHVGDRIARLIGAEAGSVMVGDTLSLKVYQALAAALDLNASRKIVLSDTGNFPTDLYMAEGLIATLGRGHQLRLVTPEQIEAALSEDIAVLYITEVDYRTGRRHDMAGLTAKAHALGIVTVWDLAHSAGALAVDLAGCGADFAAGCTYKYINAGPGAPAFLYVAPRHADDARAALSGWMGHAKPFAFELGYAAAGGVERMRVGTPPVLAMAALEASLDIWDRVDIDQVRARSLALGDLLIAEVERRCPSLKLVTPRAHADRGSQVSFAFDGGYAAMQALIARGVIGDFRAPDIMRFGITPLYIGESEIIRAAEIIEEVIAGEVWRRPEYQVVNAVT; encoded by the coding sequence ATGACCAGATATCGCGTCTATGACGATACCAAAGCCCTGTTTCATCTGCCCGACGGCGTGATCTATCTCGACGGCAACTCGCTCGGCGCGCTGCCGCTGGGCGTCGCCGAGCGCGTCAATCGTGTCATCACGGACGAGTGGGGCCATGAGCTGATCCGCGCCTGGAACACGGCGGGCTGGTATGCCCAGCCGCGCCATGTTGGCGATCGCATCGCGCGGCTGATCGGCGCGGAGGCCGGCTCGGTGATGGTCGGCGACACGCTGTCGCTGAAGGTCTATCAGGCGCTCGCGGCCGCGCTCGATCTGAACGCGTCGCGCAAAATCGTCCTGTCAGACACCGGCAATTTTCCGACCGATCTCTACATGGCCGAGGGCCTGATCGCGACGCTCGGACGCGGCCATCAATTGCGCCTGGTGACGCCGGAGCAGATCGAGGCCGCGCTGTCGGAGGACATCGCGGTGCTCTACATCACCGAGGTCGATTATCGCACCGGCCGCCGCCATGACATGGCCGGGCTGACCGCGAAGGCGCATGCGCTCGGCATCGTCACGGTGTGGGACCTCGCGCACTCGGCCGGCGCGCTGGCGGTTGATCTCGCTGGCTGCGGCGCCGACTTCGCCGCAGGCTGTACCTACAAGTACATCAACGCCGGGCCCGGCGCGCCGGCCTTCCTTTATGTCGCGCCGCGCCATGCCGACGACGCACGCGCTGCGCTGTCGGGCTGGATGGGGCACGCAAAACCCTTTGCATTCGAGCTTGGCTATGCGGCCGCCGGCGGCGTCGAGCGTATGCGCGTCGGCACGCCGCCGGTGCTGGCGATGGCGGCGCTGGAGGCTTCGCTCGATATCTGGGATCGGGTTGATATTGACCAGGTCCGCGCGCGTTCGCTGGCGCTCGGTGATTTGCTGATTGCCGAAGTCGAGCGCCGCTGCCCATCTCTGAAGCTGGTGACGCCGCGCGCGCATGCGGACCGCGGCTCACAGGTGTCGTTTGCCTTCGACGGCGGCTACGCCGCGATGCAGGCCCTGATTGCCCGTGGTGTGATCGGAGACTTCCGCGCGCCCGACATCATGCGGTTCGGGATTACGCCGCTCTATATCGGCGAAAGCGAGATCATCCGCGCAGCCGAGATCATCGAGGAGGTGATCGCAGGCGAGGTGTGGCGGCGGCCGGAGTACCAGGTCGTCAACGCGGTGACGTGA
- a CDS encoding DUF2161 family putative PD-(D/E)XK-type phosphodiesterase — METALYLPVKRFLEELGFTVKGEIGGCDLVGLSAGDPPVVVIGELKLAFNLELILQAVDRASAADEVWIAAKMSIRGKGRESDARYRNLCRRLGFGMLGVTDRGQVEVLVKPPTAAPRREPKVRSRLVAEHQRRQGDPVLGGSTRAPIMTAYRQQALACATALADGPRRVRELRERCPDAGKILLNNVYGWFERADRGIYGLTEAGHAALKRWPQQRVGADAGAASPP; from the coding sequence GTGGAAACCGCGCTCTATCTCCCCGTCAAACGCTTCCTCGAGGAGCTCGGCTTCACCGTGAAGGGCGAGATCGGCGGCTGCGATCTCGTGGGCCTCAGCGCCGGCGATCCGCCCGTCGTCGTGATCGGCGAGCTCAAGCTCGCGTTCAATCTCGAGCTGATCCTGCAAGCGGTCGATCGTGCATCGGCGGCCGATGAGGTCTGGATCGCCGCCAAGATGTCGATCCGTGGCAAGGGACGCGAGAGCGATGCGCGCTATCGCAATCTCTGCCGCCGGCTCGGCTTCGGCATGCTCGGGGTGACCGATCGCGGCCAGGTCGAGGTGCTGGTGAAGCCGCCGACGGCGGCGCCGCGCCGCGAACCGAAGGTACGCTCACGTCTCGTCGCCGAGCATCAGCGCCGCCAGGGCGATCCCGTGCTCGGCGGCAGCACGCGCGCGCCGATCATGACAGCCTATCGCCAGCAGGCGCTCGCCTGCGCCACGGCGCTCGCCGATGGTCCGCGGCGCGTGCGCGAATTGCGCGAGCGCTGTCCCGACGCCGGCAAGATATTGCTTAACAATGTGTATGGCTGGTTCGAACGTGCCGACCGGGGAATCTACGGGCTGACCGAGGCCGGGCACGCAGCGCTGAAACGCTGGCCGCAGCAGCGTGTTGGGGCCGACGCCGGTGCCGCGTCACCGCCCTGA
- a CDS encoding GrlR family regulatory protein, producing MTIRNGLYHIRIKFLDSVEGGNQGVMVLRDGTMRGGDSFFFAFGSYTSANGKWKGELTNEEHSPSFDERPVWGRKVVTIGFSGTYTDETAYGEGIALAGKQSIRFKGDLRLLVPD from the coding sequence ATGACGATCAGGAACGGGCTCTATCACATCCGGATCAAATTCCTCGATAGCGTCGAGGGCGGCAATCAGGGCGTCATGGTGCTGCGCGACGGCACCATGCGCGGCGGCGATTCATTCTTCTTCGCCTTTGGCAGCTACACCTCGGCCAACGGCAAGTGGAAGGGCGAGCTGACCAACGAGGAGCATTCACCCTCGTTCGACGAGCGCCCGGTGTGGGGCCGCAAGGTCGTCACCATCGGCTTCAGCGGCACCTATACCGACGAGACCGCTTATGGCGAGGGCATCGCGCTCGCCGGCAAGCAAAGCATCCGCTTCAAGGGCGATCTGCGGCTGCTGGTGCCGGATTGA
- a CDS encoding GNAT family N-acetyltransferase, giving the protein MVLEDTARTTSVPGYVRTLSQQEELPLLRDHLLRLDAASRHDRFNGFLDDSFIERYAARCAEDGTVIVAYIVDGVVRGAAELHPPEGDSLPEVAFSVEASVRRQNVGTILFSRLIAEARWKGFKRLRITTGAENHAMRALARKFGAHLQFRHGESTGTIDLTKTTEDELADLAAAPFKAGRALLSFNSTCWKIISSMYGNRAA; this is encoded by the coding sequence GTGGTACTTGAAGACACCGCCCGCACGACGTCCGTTCCGGGCTATGTGCGGACCCTGAGCCAGCAGGAAGAATTGCCGCTTCTGCGCGATCACCTGCTCAGGCTCGATGCCGCAAGTCGGCACGACCGCTTCAACGGTTTTCTCGACGACAGCTTCATCGAGCGTTACGCCGCCCGCTGCGCCGAGGACGGCACTGTGATCGTCGCCTATATCGTCGATGGCGTGGTGCGCGGCGCGGCCGAACTGCATCCGCCGGAAGGTGATTCGCTGCCCGAAGTGGCGTTCAGCGTGGAAGCATCGGTGCGCCGCCAGAACGTCGGCACCATCCTGTTCAGCCGCCTGATCGCCGAAGCGCGCTGGAAGGGCTTTAAGCGCCTGCGCATCACGACCGGCGCCGAGAATCACGCGATGCGAGCTCTCGCCCGGAAGTTCGGCGCGCATCTGCAATTCCGCCATGGTGAATCGACCGGGACGATCGATCTCACCAAGACGACCGAAGACGAACTCGCCGATCTCGCCGCCGCGCCATTCAAGGCCGGGCGCGCGCTTCTCAGCTTCAACTCGACCTGCTGGAAGATCATCTCCAGCATGTACGGCAATCGCGCCGCCTAG
- a CDS encoding pyridoxamine 5'-phosphate oxidase family protein: MSQTESQNSYPTSARNQVKRRHDRGFYDHETVHRILDSSMLCHVSYVIDGQPYCTPTFFWREGTKLYWHGSSASRMLRNQTKGERVCLTVAHLDSLVLARCGFNHSADYRAVMAFGTAYLVTDPDEKEQAVVAMVDRFFPDRTASLRASNTQEIKATSFIAMEIEEASAKIRAKGVADDDEDYELPIYAERIPVRTVLGAPEPCPRLLDGVSRPATLNGYSEGRLLGDALRDAYFVEYPNG, translated from the coding sequence GTGAGCCAGACCGAAAGCCAAAATTCCTACCCGACGTCGGCGCGCAACCAGGTCAAGCGCCGTCACGACCGCGGCTTCTACGATCACGAGACGGTTCACCGCATCCTGGATTCCTCGATGCTGTGCCACGTCTCCTACGTCATCGACGGCCAGCCCTATTGCACGCCGACCTTCTTCTGGCGCGAGGGCACGAAGCTCTATTGGCACGGCTCGAGCGCCAGCCGCATGCTGCGCAACCAGACCAAAGGCGAGCGCGTCTGCCTCACGGTCGCCCATCTCGACAGCCTCGTGCTGGCGCGCTGCGGCTTCAACCATTCCGCCGACTATCGCGCGGTGATGGCGTTCGGCACCGCTTATCTCGTCACCGACCCTGATGAGAAGGAGCAGGCGGTGGTCGCCATGGTCGATCGCTTCTTCCCCGATCGCACCGCGAGCCTCAGGGCGAGCAACACCCAGGAGATCAAGGCGACGTCTTTCATCGCGATGGAGATCGAGGAAGCCTCGGCCAAGATCCGCGCCAAGGGTGTGGCCGACGACGATGAGGACTACGAATTGCCGATCTATGCCGAGCGCATTCCGGTCCGCACCGTGCTCGGCGCGCCGGAACCTTGCCCGCGCCTCCTCGATGGCGTGAGCCGGCCTGCGACGCTCAACGGCTATTCGGAAGGCCGCTTGCTCGGAGATGCATTGCGGGATGCTTATTTTGTGGAGTACCCGAACGGCTGA
- a CDS encoding ArgE/DapE family deacylase — protein MNAETQQRILDAVDAGFEAQLATTRDFVAIPSTRGAEGPCQDMIGDLLRARGYEVDDWHINVDDLKDLRGFGPIEHDFSKARSVVGTYRPTTEAGKSLILQGHCDVVPAGPLELWDTPPFSPVIKDGKMFGRGACDMKSGTIGALYALDAIKAAGFKPTARIHFQSVIEEESTGVGALSTLQRGYRADACFIPEPTSGKMVRSQVGVIWFRLRVKGHPTHVAFAGSGSNAIMAAYHLVQALQKLEIEWNERAKADRHFKTLNHPINFNPGIIKGGDWASSVPAWCDVDCRIAILPGWSVADHQKEIMACVAAAARNHRFLANNPPEVQWSGFLSEGYELTDAAAPEAAFGKAFNKVYGGAVEDLVFTALTDTRFYGLNYGIPSLCFGASGGEMHGFNEFVDLDSLKKTTKAMALFIAEWCGVEKA, from the coding sequence ATGAATGCCGAAACGCAGCAGAGGATTCTCGATGCCGTCGACGCCGGCTTCGAAGCCCAGCTTGCGACCACCCGCGATTTCGTCGCGATCCCTTCGACCCGCGGGGCGGAGGGGCCGTGCCAGGACATGATCGGCGACCTCCTGCGCGCGCGCGGCTATGAGGTCGATGATTGGCACATCAATGTCGACGATCTCAAGGATCTGCGCGGCTTCGGCCCGATCGAGCATGATTTTTCCAAGGCGCGGAGCGTGGTCGGCACCTATCGTCCCACGACCGAGGCCGGCAAATCGCTGATCCTCCAGGGCCATTGCGACGTGGTGCCGGCTGGCCCCCTAGAACTGTGGGACACCCCGCCATTCTCGCCGGTCATCAAGGACGGCAAGATGTTCGGCCGCGGCGCTTGCGACATGAAGTCCGGCACGATTGGCGCGCTCTATGCGCTGGATGCGATCAAGGCTGCAGGCTTCAAGCCGACGGCGCGAATCCATTTCCAGTCGGTGATCGAGGAGGAGAGCACCGGCGTCGGCGCGCTCTCGACATTGCAGCGTGGCTATCGCGCCGATGCCTGCTTCATCCCGGAGCCGACCAGCGGCAAGATGGTGCGCTCCCAGGTCGGCGTGATCTGGTTTCGCCTGCGCGTGAAGGGGCATCCGACCCATGTCGCCTTTGCCGGCTCGGGCTCGAACGCGATCATGGCGGCCTATCACCTGGTCCAGGCGCTGCAAAAGCTCGAGATCGAATGGAACGAGCGCGCCAAGGCCGATCGGCACTTCAAGACGCTCAACCATCCCATCAACTTCAACCCCGGCATCATCAAGGGCGGCGATTGGGCCTCCAGCGTGCCGGCCTGGTGCGATGTCGACTGCCGCATCGCCATCCTGCCGGGCTGGTCGGTCGCCGATCACCAGAAGGAGATCATGGCCTGCGTCGCCGCCGCGGCGCGCAATCACCGCTTCCTTGCCAACAATCCGCCGGAGGTCCAATGGTCGGGCTTCCTGTCGGAAGGCTATGAGCTGACCGACGCCGCCGCGCCGGAGGCCGCGTTCGGCAAGGCCTTCAACAAGGTCTATGGCGGCGCCGTCGAAGACCTCGTCTTCACCGCGCTCACCGACACGCGCTTCTACGGCCTCAACTACGGCATTCCCAGCCTGTGCTTTGGCGCCAGCGGCGGCGAAATGCACGGCTTCAACGAATTCGTCGATCTGGACTCGCTGAAGAAGACCACCAAGGCGATGGCGTTATTCATCGCGGAATGGTGCGGGGTGGAGAAGGCGTAG
- a CDS encoding CreA family protein, whose translation MSSRFPGLSSIRLKGLALFLLALAVPTASASAADEPDLIFRRSTVFKWMSPNDKLATYGLDDPEVEGVACHFTVPEKGGFKGWLGLAEEVSDISLACRQVGPIKFKNKMEQGDDMFRHRRSLFFKKMQIVRGCDAKRNVLVYMVYSDKLIEGSPKNSTSTVPIMPWGPADASIQKCGEFFTQ comes from the coding sequence ATGTCATCTCGTTTCCCCGGTCTTTCCAGCATCCGCTTGAAAGGCCTCGCTTTATTCCTCTTGGCTCTGGCTGTGCCGACAGCTTCCGCATCCGCCGCCGACGAGCCCGATCTGATCTTCCGCCGCTCCACCGTGTTCAAATGGATGAGCCCGAACGACAAGCTCGCGACCTATGGCCTGGACGACCCCGAAGTCGAGGGCGTGGCCTGTCACTTTACCGTGCCGGAGAAGGGCGGCTTCAAGGGTTGGCTGGGCCTCGCCGAGGAGGTCTCGGACATCTCGCTGGCCTGCCGCCAGGTCGGCCCGATCAAGTTCAAGAACAAGATGGAGCAGGGCGACGACATGTTTCGCCATCGCCGCTCGCTGTTCTTCAAGAAGATGCAAATCGTGCGCGGCTGCGACGCCAAGCGCAACGTGCTGGTCTACATGGTTTATTCGGACAAGCTGATCGAGGGCTCGCCGAAGAACTCGACCTCGACCGTGCCGATCATGCCGTGGGGACCGGCAGACGCCAGCATCCAGAAGTGCGGCGAATTCTTCACTCAGTGA
- a CDS encoding SDR family oxidoreductase — MQGKVIVVTGALGALGKVVAETAQSRGARIAGIDYAPSQVPATPERIEIGGVDLSDAAQAKTAIEAAAEHFGRLDALINIAGGFAFETVGNGDIKTWQRMHALNVLTALNASHAALPHLAASKAGRIVNIGAMGALQAGSGMGPYAASKAGVHRLTEALANEWKGKVTVNAVLPSIIDTKANRADMPKADFSKWVTPQELAEVILFLASDAASGVTGALIPVGGRV, encoded by the coding sequence GTGCAGGGAAAAGTCATTGTCGTGACCGGCGCGCTCGGCGCGCTCGGCAAGGTGGTCGCCGAGACCGCGCAGTCGCGCGGCGCGCGCATTGCCGGCATCGACTATGCGCCCTCGCAAGTCCCGGCAACGCCTGAGCGCATCGAGATCGGCGGCGTCGACCTGTCCGACGCGGCCCAGGCGAAGACGGCGATCGAGGCCGCAGCGGAACATTTCGGCCGGCTGGACGCGCTGATCAACATCGCCGGCGGCTTCGCCTTCGAGACGGTCGGCAACGGCGACATCAAGACCTGGCAGCGCATGCACGCGCTCAACGTGCTGACGGCGCTGAACGCCTCGCACGCGGCGCTGCCGCATCTTGCCGCCTCGAAGGCCGGCCGCATCGTCAACATCGGCGCGATGGGCGCGCTCCAGGCCGGCTCCGGCATGGGCCCCTACGCCGCGTCGAAGGCCGGCGTGCATCGCCTGACCGAGGCGCTGGCGAACGAATGGAAGGGCAAGGTCACCGTGAACGCGGTGCTGCCCTCGATCATCGACACCAAAGCAAACCGCGCCGACATGCCCAAAGCGGACTTTTCGAAATGGGTGACGCCGCAGGAACTCGCCGAGGTAATCCTGTTCCTCGCCAGCGACGCGGCGAGCGGCGTTACGGGTGCGCTGATCCCGGTCGGCGGTCGGGTCTGA
- a CDS encoding PaaI family thioesterase, translating into MTPLEKLKAMKMPFAELKGVEFVEAEKDRVVARMTVRPDLCTLHHTIHGGAVMALADSVGAAATVINLPEDAKGTTTLESKTNFIGGAKEGTTVIATATPVHRGRRTQVWTTRLETEDGKLVAIVTQTQLVL; encoded by the coding sequence ATGACGCCGCTCGAGAAACTTAAAGCGATGAAGATGCCGTTCGCCGAGCTCAAGGGCGTCGAGTTCGTCGAGGCCGAGAAGGATCGCGTGGTGGCGCGGATGACGGTCCGGCCCGATCTCTGCACGCTTCACCACACCATCCACGGCGGGGCGGTTATGGCGCTGGCCGATTCCGTCGGCGCGGCCGCGACCGTGATCAACCTGCCCGAGGACGCCAAGGGCACGACCACGCTGGAGAGCAAGACCAACTTCATCGGTGGCGCCAAGGAGGGAACCACGGTTATCGCCACGGCGACCCCCGTGCACCGGGGCCGGCGAACCCAGGTTTGGACCACCCGGCTGGAGACCGAGGACGGCAAACTGGTCGCGATCGTGACCCAGACCCAGCTGGTCCTGTAA
- a CDS encoding alpha/beta hydrolase → MRDWDDAYANSAHIPGSHKMPAQWAERAAAYRAGLKHFRPDIAYGSGERQHLDLILPDGDSKGLVVFVHGGYWMRFDKSTWTDLAEGARHHGWTVCLPSYTLTPAARISDITAEITAAIAKAASLVAGPIRLAGHSAGGHLVTRMLCDDSRLEGAIYNRIAGTLSISGLHDLRPLLKTKMNETLRMTMEEASLESAALHLPRGHSPVTAWVGGGERPEFIRQSDLMANVWTGFDVPTRLVVDPGLNHFTVIDGLKDPSSPITARLIGLD, encoded by the coding sequence ATGCGCGATTGGGATGACGCTTACGCCAATTCGGCCCATATCCCGGGCTCGCACAAAATGCCGGCGCAATGGGCGGAGCGGGCGGCGGCCTACCGCGCCGGGCTCAAGCATTTTCGCCCTGACATCGCTTACGGCTCCGGCGAGCGCCAGCACCTCGACCTGATCCTGCCCGACGGCGACAGCAAGGGCCTCGTCGTGTTCGTCCATGGCGGCTACTGGATGCGCTTCGACAAATCGACCTGGACGGATCTGGCCGAAGGCGCACGGCACCACGGTTGGACGGTCTGCTTGCCGAGCTACACGCTGACGCCGGCGGCACGCATCTCCGACATCACCGCGGAAATCACCGCTGCGATTGCGAAAGCGGCTTCGCTTGTCGCCGGCCCGATCCGGCTCGCCGGCCATTCCGCCGGCGGCCATCTCGTCACCCGCATGCTGTGCGACGACAGCCGGCTCGAAGGCGCAATCTACAACCGCATCGCCGGCACGCTCTCGATCAGCGGCCTGCACGATCTGCGTCCGTTGCTGAAGACCAAGATGAACGAGACGCTGCGCATGACCATGGAGGAGGCGAGCCTCGAAAGCGCCGCGCTGCATCTGCCGCGCGGACATTCGCCCGTGACTGCCTGGGTTGGCGGCGGCGAGCGGCCGGAGTTCATCCGCCAGTCCGATCTGATGGCCAATGTCTGGACCGGGTTCGACGTGCCGACCCGCCTCGTCGTCGATCCCGGGCTGAACCATTTCACCGTGATCGACGGATTGAAGGATCCGTCGTCGCCGATCACCGCGCGCCTGATTGGGCTCGACTGA
- the kynA gene encoding tryptophan 2,3-dioxygenase translates to MTSSDYDPTNEGAETDFARRMSYGDYLALDAILGAQHPLSEAHDEMLFIIQHQTTELWMRLAIHELSAARRAIAKDEVQPAMKMLARMSRIFEQLNNAWDVLRTMTPSEYTRFRSQLGQSSGFQSRQYRLIEYLLGNRNHAMLKPHAHDAETTKLLEAELATPSLYDEVLRLADRHGLKMPVAVLARDVRETHSFNEGVLQAWRIVYQAPETHWMLYELAEKLVDFEDYFRRWRFNHVTTVERVIGFKRGTGGTGGVSYLKRMLEVELFPELWRVRTIL, encoded by the coding sequence ATGACGTCCAGCGATTACGATCCCACAAACGAAGGCGCCGAGACCGATTTCGCCCGGCGCATGTCTTACGGCGACTATCTGGCGCTGGATGCGATCCTCGGTGCGCAGCATCCGCTCTCGGAAGCGCATGACGAGATGCTGTTCATCATCCAGCATCAGACCACCGAGCTGTGGATGCGCCTTGCCATCCACGAGCTCAGCGCCGCGCGCCGCGCCATCGCCAAAGACGAGGTGCAGCCCGCGATGAAGATGCTGGCGCGGATGTCGCGCATCTTCGAGCAGCTCAACAACGCCTGGGACGTGCTGCGCACGATGACACCGAGCGAGTACACGCGCTTCCGCTCCCAGCTCGGCCAGTCCTCGGGCTTTCAGTCGCGCCAGTACCGGCTGATCGAATATCTGCTCGGCAACCGCAATCACGCCATGCTGAAGCCGCACGCGCACGATGCCGAGACGACGAAACTCCTGGAGGCGGAGCTCGCCACGCCCAGCCTCTATGACGAGGTGCTGCGGCTCGCCGACCGCCACGGGCTGAAAATGCCGGTGGCCGTGCTGGCCCGCGACGTCCGCGAGACCCACAGCTTCAACGAAGGCGTGCTGCAGGCCTGGCGTATCGTCTATCAGGCGCCAGAGACGCACTGGATGCTCTACGAGCTCGCCGAAAAGCTAGTCGACTTCGAGGATTACTTTCGCCGCTGGCGCTTCAACCATGTCACGACGGTCGAGCGCGTCATCGGCTTCAAGCGCGGCACCGGCGGTACCGGCGGCGTCAGCTACCTCAAGCGCATGCTGGAGGTCGAGCTGTTTCCCGAACTCTGGCGTGTCCGTACCATTCTGTAG
- a CDS encoding cobalamin-binding protein: MRDFPPRRIVCLTEETVETLYLLGEQDRIVGVSGYAVRPPQVRREKPRVSAFISADIPKVLALEPDLVLAFSDLQAGIVADLVRAGINVHVFNQRDIAGILAMIRTLGALVGAAARAEDLAQGFERRLAAIAATPRPSPRPKVYFEEWDDPLISGIGWVSELIEVAGGVDVFPELRHRQAAKDRIVTAEAVREAAPDVILASWCGKKVVPARIRQRDGWSEIPAVRDDRIVEIKSPIILQPGPAALTDGLDAIVAALWRKCP, translated from the coding sequence ATGCGCGACTTCCCGCCCCGCCGCATCGTCTGCCTGACCGAAGAGACGGTCGAAACGCTGTACCTGCTCGGCGAGCAGGACCGCATCGTCGGCGTCTCCGGCTACGCCGTCCGCCCGCCCCAGGTGCGGCGGGAGAAGCCGCGGGTGTCGGCCTTCATCTCCGCGGACATCCCAAAGGTCCTCGCACTGGAACCGGACCTCGTGCTGGCATTCTCCGACCTCCAGGCCGGCATCGTCGCCGACCTCGTGCGCGCCGGCATCAATGTCCACGTCTTCAATCAGCGCGACATCGCCGGAATTCTCGCGATGATCCGCACGCTCGGCGCGCTGGTCGGCGCGGCCGCGCGCGCAGAGGACCTCGCGCAAGGTTTCGAGCGCCGCCTCGCCGCGATCGCCGCAACGCCCCGCCCTTCGCCGCGACCAAAAGTCTATTTCGAGGAGTGGGACGATCCGCTGATCTCGGGCATCGGCTGGGTCTCCGAGTTGATCGAGGTCGCCGGCGGCGTGGACGTGTTTCCAGAGCTGCGGCATCGGCAGGCCGCGAAGGATCGGATCGTGACGGCCGAGGCAGTGCGCGAGGCCGCGCCCGACGTAATCCTTGCTTCTTGGTGCGGCAAGAAGGTTGTCCCTGCCCGCATCAGGCAGCGCGATGGCTGGAGCGAAATTCCAGCGGTACGAGACGACCGCATCGTCGAGATCAAGTCGCCGATCATCCTGCAGCCGGGTCCGGCGGCTCTGACGGATGGGCTGGATGCGATCGTGGCGGCGTTGTGGCGTAAGTGCCCTTGA